A stretch of Rhea pennata isolate bPtePen1 chromosome 18, bPtePen1.pri, whole genome shotgun sequence DNA encodes these proteins:
- the PTGS1 gene encoding prostaglandin G/H synthase 1, whose product MGGGCRAGALRPAALRPSGPRLQLRLLLAQAMLLCAAGSAGTVNPCCSYPCQHRGVCVRVGLDGYECDCTRTGYSGAHCTAPELWTRLRALLKPSPGVFHFVLTHFKWLWDVINATFVRDTLMRLVLTARAELVPSPPTFNSAYGYVSWEAYANVSYYTRVLPPVPDGCPTPMGTKGREQLPDARLLAERFLLRRRFEADPQGTNLLFAFFAQHFTHQFFKTYGKMGRGFTKALGHGVDLGHLYGDNLQRQHQLRLFRDGKLKFQVVDGEVYPPTVVDAPVHMVYPPAMPKEQQMAMGQEVFGLLPGLCLYATLWLREHNRVCDILKQEHPTWSDEQLFQTARLILIGETIKIVVEEYVQHLSGYFLSLKFDPELLFGVQFQYRNRIAVEFNQLYHWHGLMPDSFVIQGEEYSYEQFLYNTSMLTDYGVEALVESFSKQTAGRVSGGQTINANVLKVAVGVIEESRQLRLQPFNEYRKRFGMKPYASFQELTGEEEKAAELEELYGDIDALEFYVGLLLEKPQPNSIFGESMVEIGAPFSLKGLLGNPICSPEYWKPSTFGGATGFEIVKTASLKKLVCLNAKKCPYVSFRVPDSVEPGATRRHQGGGPSTEL is encoded by the exons ATGGGCGGTGGGTGCCGGGCTGGGGCGctgcgcccggccgcgctgcgcccgtCGGGGCCGCGGCTGcagctgcggctgctgctggcccAGGCGATGCTGCTCTGcgccgccgggagcgccggCACCG TGAATCCCTGCTGCTCCTACCCGTGCCAGCACCGCGGCGTGTGCGTGAGGGTCGGCCTGGACGGCTACGAGTGCGACTGCACGCGCACCGGCTACTCGGGCGCCCACTGCACCGCAC CCGAGCTCTGGACCCGGCTCCGCGCCCTGCTGAAGCCGAGCCCGGGCGTCTTCCACTTCGTCCTGACCCACTTCAAGTGGCTCTGGGACGTCATCAACGCCACCTTCGTCCGGGACACGCTCATGCGGCTGGTGCTGACAG cGCGCGCCGAGCTCGTCCCCAGCCCGCCCACCTTCAACTCGGCCTACGGCTACGTCAGCTGGGAGGCCTACGCCAACGTCAGCTACTACACGCGGGTGCTGCCGCCCGTGCCCGACGGCTGCCCCACGCCCATGGGCACCAAAG GCCGGGAGCAGCTCCCCGACGCTCGGCTCCTGGCGGAGAGGTTCCTGCTGCGGCGGCGGTTCGAAGCCGATCCCCAGGGCACCAACCTGCTGTTCGCCTTCTTCGCCCAGCACTTCACCCACCAGTTCTTCAAGACCTACGGGAAGATGGGCCGCGGCTTCACCAAGGCGCTGGGGCATGGG GTGGACCTCGGGCACCTGTATGGGGACAACCTGCAGCGCCAGCACCAGCTGCGACTCTTCAGGGACGGGAAGCTCAAGTTCCAG GTGGTGGACGGCGAGGTGTACCCCCCGACGGTTGTTGATGCCCCCGTTCACATGGTCTACCCGCCCGCCATGCCGAAGGAGCAGCAGATGGCCATGGGGCAGGAGGTGTTCGGGCTCCTGCCGGGGCTCTGCCTCTACGCCACGCTCTGGCTCCGCGAGCACAACCGCGTCTGCGACATCCTGAAGCAGGAGCATCCGACGTGGAGCGACGAGCAGCTCTTCCAGACGGCTCGCCTCATCCTCATCG GGGAGACCATTAAGATAGTCGTTGAAGAGTACGTGCAGCACCTCAGCGGGTACTTCCTGAGCCTCAAGTTCGACCCCGAGCTGCTCTTCGGGGTGCAGTTCCAGTACCGCAATCGCATCGCTGTGGAGTTCAACCAGCTCTACCACTGGCACGGGCTGATGCCGGACTCGTTCGTCATCCAGGGGGAAGAGTACAGCTACGAGCAGTTCCTCTACAACACCTCCATGCTCACGGACTATGGCGTGGAGGCCTTGGTGGAGTCCTTCTCCAAGCAGACTGCAGGCAGG GTCAGCGGAGGGCAAACCATCAACGCCAACGTCTTGAAAGTGGCGGTGGGGGTTATCGAGGAGTCCCGGCAGCTGAGGCTGCAGCCCTTCAACGAGTACCGCAAGAGGTTTGGCATGAAGCCCTACGCGTCCTTTCAGGAGCTAACAG gagaggaagagaaggcagcagagctggaagagcTCTATGGAGACATTGATGCCCTGGAGTTTTATGTGGGCTTGCTGCTTGAGAAACCCCAGCCCAACTCAATTTTTGGGGAAAGCATGGTGGAGATTGGAGCTCCGTTTTCCCTGAAGGGGCTTCTCGGAAACCCCATCTGCTCCCCCGAGTACTGGAAACCCAGCACATTTGGCGGAGCAACGGGCTTTGAGATAGTTAAGACAGCGTCGCTCAAGAAACTTGTGTGCCTCAATGCGAAGAAGTGCCCATACGTGTCTTTTCGTGTGCCGGACTCCGTGGAACCAGGAGCAACTAGGAGACACCAAGGCGGTGGACCATCTACGGAGCTCTAG
- the PDCL gene encoding phosducin-like protein, protein MTTLDDKLLGEKLQYYYSSSEGEDEDSEKEDKDGESILPESVGEVELSSDGSAINTGPKGVINDWRRFKQLETEQRQEQRREMERLIKKLSMTCRSHLDEEADKQKQKELQEKINGKMTLQEYNMIHNDEDDEEFLQRYRKQRMEEMRQQLYSGQQFKQVFEITSGEAFLDTVDKEHKSTLIMIHIYEDDIPGTESLNGCMICLAAEYPTVKFCRVKSSLIGASTRFTNNALPALLIYKAGELIGNFVRITDQLGEDFFAVDLEAFLQECGLLPEKDLVLLTSIRNPSACYSEDSDLEID, encoded by the exons ATGACTACTTTAGATGATAAACTGCTTGGTGAGAAGCTCCAGTATTATTACAGCAGTAGTGAGGGTGAGGATGAAGACAGTGAGAAAGAAGACAAAGATGGGGAGAGCATCCTTCCTGAAAGCGTTGGAGAAGTAGAGCTTAGCAGTGATGGCAGTGCCATCAATACAG GTCCAAAGGGAGTCATCAATGATTGGCGAAGATTTAAACAATTGGAGACAGAACAGCGACAGGAGCAGCGCAGAGAAATGGAACGACTCATAAAAAAGTTGTCTATGACATGTAGATCTCACTTGGATGAAGAAGCTGataagcagaagcagaaggagcttcaggaaaaaataaatggaaag atGACATTGCAAGAATATAACATGATTCACAatgatgaagatgatgaggaATTTTTACAGCGATACAGGAAACAGCGAATGGAAGAGATGAGACAGCAGTTATACAGTGGGCAGCAATTTAAACAGGTTTTTGAGATTACCAGTGGGGAAGCATTTTTGGACACGGTTGATAAAGAACATAAGAGCACACTGATCATGATCCATATTTATGAAGATGATATCCCTGGTACTGAGTCTCTGAACGGCTGTATGATCTGCCTGGCTGCTGAGTATCCAACAGTTAAATTTTGCCGAGTAAAAAGTTCGCTTATTGGTGCCAGCACTCGCTTTACTAATAACGCTCTGCCAGCTTTGCTGATCTATAAGGCAGGTGAGCTCATTGGCAATTTTGTGCGAATCACTGACCAGCTTGGGGAAGATTTTTTTGCTGTAGATCTGGAAGCTTTTTTGCAGGAGTGTGGTCTGCTTCCAGAAAAAGACCTAGTGCTTCTGACTTCTATACGTAATCCATCTGCGTGTTACAGTGAAGACAGCGATCTGGAAATAGACTGA